One Eulemur rufifrons isolate Redbay chromosome 12, OSU_ERuf_1, whole genome shotgun sequence genomic window carries:
- the STMN4 gene encoding stathmin-4 isoform X3, with protein sequence MTLAAYKEKMKELPLVSLFCSCFLADPLNKSSYKYEADTVDLNWCVISDMEVIELNKCTSGQSFEVILKPPSFDGVPEFNASLPRRRDPSLEEIQKKLEAAEERRKYQEAELLKHLAEKREHEREVIQKAIEENNNFIKMAKEKLAQKMESNKENREAHLAAMLERLQEKDKHAEEVRKNKELKEEASR encoded by the exons ATGACCCTCGCTG CCTACAAAGAGAAGATGAAGGAGCTCCCGCTGGTGTCCTTGTTCTGCTCCTGCTTCCTGGCTGACCCCCTGAATAAGTCGTCCTACAAATACGAAG CGGACACGGTGGACCTGAACTGGTGTGTCATTTCTGACATGGAAGTCATCGAGCTGAACAAATGCACCTCGGGCCAGTCCTTTGAAGTCATCCTGAAGCCACCCTCCTTTGATGGGGTGCCCGAGTTCAACGCCTCCCTGCCCCGGCGGCGAGACCCTTCCCTGGAAGAGATCCAGAAGAAACTAGAAGCAGCTGAGGAGCGAAGGAAG TACCAGGAAGCTGAGCTCCTGAAACACCTAGCAGAGAAGCGGGAACACGAGCGGGAGGTGATCCAAAAAGCCATTGAGGAAAACAACAACTTCATCAAGATGGCTAAGGAAAAACTGGCCCAAAAGATGGAATCCAACAAGGAGAACCGGGAGGCCCACCTTGCTGCCATGTTGGAACGGCTGCAAGAGAAG gaCAAGCACGCTGAGGAGGTGCGGAAAAACAAGGAGCTGAAGGAAGAAGCCTCCAGGTAA
- the STMN4 gene encoding stathmin-4 isoform X1, with the protein MTLAAYKEKMKELPLVSLFCSCFLADPLNKSSYKYEGWCGRQCRRKDQGQQEDSADWRERRAQADTVDLNWCVISDMEVIELNKCTSGQSFEVILKPPSFDGVPEFNASLPRRRDPSLEEIQKKLEAAEERRKYQEAELLKHLAEKREHEREVIQKAIEENNNFIKMAKEKLAQKMESNKENREAHLAAMLERLQEKDKHAEEVRKNKELKEEASR; encoded by the exons ATGACCCTCGCTG CCTACAAAGAGAAGATGAAGGAGCTCCCGCTGGTGTCCTTGTTCTGCTCCTGCTTCCTGGCTGACCCCCTGAATAAGTCGTCCTACAAATACGAAG GCTGGTGTGGGAGACAGTGTAGGAGGAAGGATCAAGGCCAGCAGGAAGACAGTGCTgactggagagagagaagagcgcagg CGGACACGGTGGACCTGAACTGGTGTGTCATTTCTGACATGGAAGTCATCGAGCTGAACAAATGCACCTCGGGCCAGTCCTTTGAAGTCATCCTGAAGCCACCCTCCTTTGATGGGGTGCCCGAGTTCAACGCCTCCCTGCCCCGGCGGCGAGACCCTTCCCTGGAAGAGATCCAGAAGAAACTAGAAGCAGCTGAGGAGCGAAGGAAG TACCAGGAAGCTGAGCTCCTGAAACACCTAGCAGAGAAGCGGGAACACGAGCGGGAGGTGATCCAAAAAGCCATTGAGGAAAACAACAACTTCATCAAGATGGCTAAGGAAAAACTGGCCCAAAAGATGGAATCCAACAAGGAGAACCGGGAGGCCCACCTTGCTGCCATGTTGGAACGGCTGCAAGAGAAG gaCAAGCACGCTGAGGAGGTGCGGAAAAACAAGGAGCTGAAGGAAGAAGCCTCCAGGTAA
- the STMN4 gene encoding stathmin-4 isoform X2, which produces MTLAAYKEKMKELPLVSLFCSCFLADPLNKSSYKYEGWCGRQCRRKDQGQQEDSADWRERRAQADTVDLNWCVISDMEVIELNKCTSGQSFEVILKPPSFDGVPEFNASLPRRRDPSLEEIQKKLEAAEERRKYQEAELLKHLAEKREHEREVIQKAIEENNNFIKMAKEKLAQKMESNKENREAHLAAMLERLQEKEPPAAR; this is translated from the exons ATGACCCTCGCTG CCTACAAAGAGAAGATGAAGGAGCTCCCGCTGGTGTCCTTGTTCTGCTCCTGCTTCCTGGCTGACCCCCTGAATAAGTCGTCCTACAAATACGAAG GCTGGTGTGGGAGACAGTGTAGGAGGAAGGATCAAGGCCAGCAGGAAGACAGTGCTgactggagagagagaagagcgcagg CGGACACGGTGGACCTGAACTGGTGTGTCATTTCTGACATGGAAGTCATCGAGCTGAACAAATGCACCTCGGGCCAGTCCTTTGAAGTCATCCTGAAGCCACCCTCCTTTGATGGGGTGCCCGAGTTCAACGCCTCCCTGCCCCGGCGGCGAGACCCTTCCCTGGAAGAGATCCAGAAGAAACTAGAAGCAGCTGAGGAGCGAAGGAAG TACCAGGAAGCTGAGCTCCTGAAACACCTAGCAGAGAAGCGGGAACACGAGCGGGAGGTGATCCAAAAAGCCATTGAGGAAAACAACAACTTCATCAAGATGGCTAAGGAAAAACTGGCCCAAAAGATGGAATCCAACAAGGAGAACCGGGAGGCCCACCTTGCTGCCATGTTGGAACGGCTGCAAGAGAAG GAGCCGCCTGCTGCGCGGTGA
- the STMN4 gene encoding stathmin-4 isoform X4, which produces MTLAAYKEKMKELPLVSLFCSCFLADPLNKSSYKYEADTVDLNWCVISDMEVIELNKCTSGQSFEVILKPPSFDGVPEFNASLPRRRDPSLEEIQKKLEAAEERRKYQEAELLKHLAEKREHEREVIQKAIEENNNFIKMAKEKLAQKMESNKENREAHLAAMLERLQEKEPPAAR; this is translated from the exons ATGACCCTCGCTG CCTACAAAGAGAAGATGAAGGAGCTCCCGCTGGTGTCCTTGTTCTGCTCCTGCTTCCTGGCTGACCCCCTGAATAAGTCGTCCTACAAATACGAAG CGGACACGGTGGACCTGAACTGGTGTGTCATTTCTGACATGGAAGTCATCGAGCTGAACAAATGCACCTCGGGCCAGTCCTTTGAAGTCATCCTGAAGCCACCCTCCTTTGATGGGGTGCCCGAGTTCAACGCCTCCCTGCCCCGGCGGCGAGACCCTTCCCTGGAAGAGATCCAGAAGAAACTAGAAGCAGCTGAGGAGCGAAGGAAG TACCAGGAAGCTGAGCTCCTGAAACACCTAGCAGAGAAGCGGGAACACGAGCGGGAGGTGATCCAAAAAGCCATTGAGGAAAACAACAACTTCATCAAGATGGCTAAGGAAAAACTGGCCCAAAAGATGGAATCCAACAAGGAGAACCGGGAGGCCCACCTTGCTGCCATGTTGGAACGGCTGCAAGAGAAG GAGCCGCCTGCTGCGCGGTGA